A genomic stretch from Bordetella sp. N includes:
- the tolR gene encoding protein TolR produces MGSMRSGGRAGRRMKSDINVVPYIDVMLVLLVIFMVTAPLITPGLINLPSVGAASDVPVKPLEVQISSNGEIALRMREPGANPETIARAELVNQVRQRITAETPVVIAADGKVPYESVMKVMDELRVNGVTRLGLLVDQQSSTGAAASAAGQPAAQPKRR; encoded by the coding sequence ATGGGATCGATGCGTTCGGGCGGCCGCGCCGGCCGCCGCATGAAGTCCGATATCAATGTGGTGCCCTATATCGACGTGATGCTGGTGCTGCTGGTGATCTTCATGGTCACCGCGCCGCTGATCACGCCCGGGCTGATCAACCTGCCTTCGGTGGGCGCGGCATCGGATGTGCCGGTCAAGCCGCTCGAAGTGCAGATTTCGTCGAATGGCGAGATTGCCCTGCGCATGCGTGAACCGGGCGCGAATCCGGAAACCATCGCCCGCGCCGAGCTGGTCAACCAGGTGCGCCAGCGCATCACGGCGGAAACGCCCGTGGTGATCGCGGCCGACGGCAAGGTGCCTTACGAATCGGTGATGAAGGTCATGGACGAGTTGCGCGTGAATGGCGTGACCCGGCTGGGCCTGCTGGTCGACCAGCAGTCTTCGACGGGTGCCGCGGCCAGCGCCGCTGGCCAGCCGGCCGCGCAACCCAAGCGCCGCTGA
- the tolQ gene encoding protein TolQ: MQVSNDMSLFTLIGHASVPVQLIMLMLLGISIMSWTYIFGKLIAIKRAHQQTRRFEDDFWSGGDLSMLQQAVASRRAEQGALARIFDAGMTEFLKARRGSANAEALLDGPRRAMRAAYQREMDALESHLNFLASAGSVSPYIGLLGTVWGIMHAFIGLSNMQQATLASVAPGIAEALIATAIGLFAAIPAVVAYNRYTNDIDRISIRFDSFVDEFLNILQRQVR; encoded by the coding sequence ATGCAAGTCTCCAACGACATGTCGTTGTTTACGCTGATCGGCCACGCAAGCGTGCCGGTCCAGCTCATCATGCTGATGCTCCTGGGCATCTCCATCATGTCCTGGACGTATATCTTCGGCAAACTGATCGCCATCAAGCGGGCGCATCAGCAAACCCGCCGCTTCGAAGACGACTTCTGGTCGGGCGGTGATCTGTCCATGCTGCAGCAGGCCGTCGCCAGCCGCCGCGCCGAACAAGGCGCGCTGGCCCGTATTTTCGACGCCGGCATGACCGAGTTCCTCAAGGCCCGCCGTGGCAGCGCCAACGCCGAAGCCCTGCTGGACGGCCCGCGCCGCGCCATGCGCGCCGCCTATCAGCGCGAGATGGACGCCCTGGAGTCGCACCTGAACTTCCTCGCCTCGGCGGGATCGGTCAGTCCCTATATCGGCCTGCTCGGCACGGTGTGGGGCATCATGCACGCCTTCATCGGCCTGTCGAACATGCAGCAGGCCACCCTGGCATCGGTAGCGCCGGGGATTGCCGAAGCGCTGATCGCCACGGCCATCGGCCTGTTCGCCGCCATCCCCGCGGTGGTGGCCTACAACCGCTATACCAACGATATCGACCGCATCTCGATCCGCTTCGACAGCTTTGTCGATGAATTCTTGAACATTCTGCAACGGCAGGTGCGCTGA
- the ybgC gene encoding tol-pal system-associated acyl-CoA thioesterase, producing MNSSPAKVSTLAIRVYYEDTDAGGIVFYANYLKFMERGRTEWLRTLGYGQNRMAAETGRLFVVVSLDMSYRKPARLDDLLSVETSVTRLGRASIHFAQRVLREGELLAEGSIQVGCVDASSLRPAELPKDLRVTLESIQG from the coding sequence TTGAATTCTTCCCCCGCCAAGGTTTCGACGCTGGCCATCCGTGTCTACTACGAAGATACGGATGCCGGCGGAATCGTTTTTTACGCTAATTACCTAAAATTCATGGAGCGCGGACGCACGGAATGGCTTCGTACCCTCGGGTACGGCCAAAACCGCATGGCCGCCGAGACCGGACGCCTCTTCGTGGTGGTCAGTCTGGACATGTCCTACCGTAAGCCTGCGCGACTCGACGACCTCCTTAGTGTTGAAACCTCCGTTACACGGCTGGGGCGAGCTTCGATACACTTCGCGCAGCGGGTGCTTCGCGAGGGGGAACTGCTGGCCGAAGGAAGCATCCAAGTGGGCTGTGTGGATGCAAGCAGCCTGCGACCCGCGGAATTACCCAAGGACCTCCGCGTAACACTGGAATCTATTCAGGGATAA
- a CDS encoding proline--tRNA ligase, with the protein MRASNYHINTLKEAPAEAEVVSHQLMTRAGMIRKLAGGIYTYMPLGLRVIRKIENIVRQEMNAAGAIELLMPVVQPAELWQESGRWVQYGPELLRIKDRHDRDFVLQPTSEEVITDIARNEIHSWRQLPVNFYHIQTKFRDERRPRFGLMRGREFTMKDAYSFDRDETSALASYDVMYAAYMKIFTRLGLEFRAVAADTGSIGGTRSHEFQVIADTGEDLIVYNPDSQYAANIELAESGPLIAERGAPSRALEAVPTPGAAKCEDVAAFLKIPLETTLKSLVLATEPEKGPVEIWLLLLRGDHTLNEIKVSKVKGLDKGFRFATEAEIVEHFDCKPGYLGPIKTAKPVRVVADSTVAKMHDMVCGANREDFHYVGMNWGRDLPEPEAVADLRNVVAGDPAPDGKGTLAIQRGIEVGHVFFLGTKYSEALKATFLDETGKPAVIQMGCYGIGVTRIAAAAIEQNHDGKGIIWPRPIAPFEVVICPVGWGKSETVRNTANDLYEALRERGIDVLLDDRDARPGVMFAEWELIGVPLRVTVGERGLKDGVLELQARRESEAAKIGLDEALDQILAKLDTL; encoded by the coding sequence ATGCGAGCCTCCAACTATCACATCAATACCCTCAAAGAGGCCCCGGCCGAAGCCGAAGTGGTCAGCCATCAGCTCATGACACGTGCGGGCATGATCCGCAAGCTTGCGGGTGGCATCTATACGTACATGCCCTTGGGCCTGCGCGTCATCCGCAAAATCGAGAACATCGTCCGGCAGGAAATGAACGCCGCCGGGGCGATCGAGCTGCTGATGCCGGTGGTGCAGCCGGCCGAGCTGTGGCAGGAATCGGGCCGCTGGGTGCAGTACGGTCCTGAACTGCTGCGCATCAAGGACCGCCACGACCGCGATTTCGTCCTGCAGCCCACTTCCGAGGAAGTGATCACGGACATTGCCCGCAATGAAATCCACAGCTGGCGCCAGCTGCCGGTGAATTTCTATCACATCCAGACCAAGTTCCGGGACGAACGCCGCCCCCGCTTCGGCCTGATGCGCGGCCGCGAATTCACCATGAAGGACGCCTACTCCTTCGACCGTGACGAGACCAGCGCCCTGGCCAGCTACGACGTCATGTACGCCGCGTACATGAAGATCTTCACCCGCCTGGGCCTGGAATTCCGCGCCGTGGCGGCGGACACCGGCTCCATCGGCGGCACGCGCAGCCATGAATTCCAGGTGATCGCCGATACCGGCGAAGATCTGATCGTCTACAACCCCGACAGCCAATACGCCGCCAATATCGAATTGGCCGAATCGGGTCCGCTGATCGCCGAGCGCGGCGCGCCGTCGCGCGCGCTGGAAGCGGTGCCCACGCCGGGCGCCGCCAAGTGCGAGGACGTCGCGGCTTTCCTCAAGATTCCGCTCGAAACCACCCTGAAGTCGCTGGTGCTGGCCACCGAGCCGGAAAAAGGCCCGGTCGAGATCTGGCTGCTGCTGCTGCGCGGCGACCACACCCTGAACGAAATCAAGGTCAGCAAGGTAAAGGGCCTGGACAAGGGCTTCCGCTTTGCCACCGAAGCCGAGATCGTCGAGCATTTCGACTGCAAACCTGGCTATCTTGGCCCGATCAAGACGGCAAAGCCCGTGCGCGTGGTGGCCGACTCGACCGTCGCCAAGATGCACGACATGGTCTGCGGCGCCAACCGCGAAGACTTCCACTACGTCGGCATGAACTGGGGCCGCGACCTGCCGGAACCCGAAGCGGTGGCCGACCTGCGTAACGTGGTGGCGGGCGACCCCGCCCCGGACGGCAAGGGCACCCTGGCCATCCAGCGCGGTATCGAGGTGGGCCATGTGTTCTTCCTGGGCACCAAGTACTCGGAAGCCCTGAAAGCCACCTTCCTGGACGAGACCGGCAAACCCGCCGTGATCCAGATGGGTTGCTACGGCATCGGCGTCACGCGCATCGCCGCCGCGGCGATCGAGCAAAATCACGACGGTAAGGGTATTATCTGGCCCCGCCCCATTGCCCCCTTCGAAGTGGTGATTTGCCCTGTGGGATGGGGGAAAAGTGAAACAGTTCGTAACACCGCTAATGATCTCTATGAAGCGCTGCGCGAGCGTGGCATCGATGTTCTGCTCGATGACCGCGATGCGCGACCGGGTGTCATGTTCGCCGAGTGGGAGTTGATCGGCGTGCCCCTGCGCGTAACAGTTGGAGAGCGCGGGCTCAAGGACGGCGTGCTGGAATTGCAAGCCCGACGTGAGTCCGAAGCGGCCAAGATAGGCTTGGACGAAGCGCTGGATCAGATATTGGCCAAGCTGGACACCCTTTGA
- a CDS encoding RNA pyrophosphohydrolase yields the protein MLDREGYRPNVGIILVNSKNEVFWGKRIREHAWQFPQGGIKYGESPVQAMYRELHEEVGLNPEHVRILGRTRDWLRYTVPDHFVRREWRGHYKGQKQIWFLLRLVGRDSDVCLRATQHPEFDAWRWSQYWVPLDAVIEFKREVYTNALNELSTILFRRHHETRYLRQRVHGQRASENSGGGADGHAHIAG from the coding sequence ATGCTTGACCGCGAAGGCTACCGTCCCAATGTCGGCATCATTCTCGTAAATAGCAAAAACGAGGTCTTTTGGGGTAAGCGGATAAGGGAGCATGCATGGCAATTCCCGCAGGGCGGGATCAAGTACGGGGAGAGTCCCGTACAAGCCATGTACCGCGAACTCCATGAAGAGGTAGGGTTGAATCCCGAGCATGTCCGCATATTGGGACGTACACGCGATTGGCTGCGCTACACCGTGCCGGACCACTTCGTCCGGCGCGAATGGCGTGGCCATTACAAAGGACAGAAGCAGATCTGGTTTTTGCTACGTCTCGTCGGGCGCGACAGCGATGTCTGCCTGCGCGCGACGCAGCATCCGGAATTCGACGCCTGGCGCTGGAGCCAGTACTGGGTGCCGCTGGACGCCGTCATCGAGTTCAAGCGCGAGGTCTATACCAACGCCTTGAACGAGTTGTCGACGATTCTGTTCCGGCGCCACCATGAAACCCGCTATCTGCGCCAACGTGTGCACGGACAGCGGGCCAGCGAAAACTCGGGCGGAGGAGCCGACGGGCATGCGCATATTGCTGGTTGA
- a CDS encoding response regulator: protein MRILLVEDERDMASWLVRALAQSGFVPDHAADARTAEAFMAGTEYDAIVMDLRLPDKHGLVVLREMRNRDDRTPVLVLTAQGALQDRVRGLNLGADDFLTKPFALEELEARLTALVRRSRGRQHPRLQCGSLAYDSESRAFTLDGSLLFLTPREHAALAALLTRSGYPVDKSQLFGKVFNHDSEANPDAIEVVLHRLRKKLAGSDIRIVTVRGLGYMLESVTSSTSESAEA, encoded by the coding sequence ATGCGCATATTGCTGGTTGAAGATGAAAGAGATATGGCATCGTGGTTGGTGCGTGCCTTGGCTCAGAGTGGATTCGTGCCCGATCACGCGGCGGACGCACGCACGGCCGAAGCCTTCATGGCCGGGACCGAATACGACGCCATCGTGATGGACCTGCGCCTGCCCGACAAGCACGGGCTGGTGGTGCTGCGTGAAATGCGCAATCGCGACGACCGTACCCCGGTGCTGGTGCTGACGGCGCAGGGCGCGTTGCAAGACCGCGTGCGCGGCCTGAACCTGGGTGCGGACGATTTCCTGACCAAGCCTTTCGCCCTGGAAGAGCTGGAAGCACGGCTGACCGCCCTGGTGCGGCGCAGCCGTGGCCGGCAACATCCGCGGCTGCAGTGCGGTTCCCTGGCTTACGACAGTGAAAGCCGTGCCTTCACCCTGGACGGTTCCCTGCTGTTCCTGACGCCGCGTGAACACGCGGCTCTGGCGGCGCTGTTGACCCGCAGCGGCTATCCCGTGGACAAGTCGCAGTTGTTCGGCAAGGTCTTCAACCACGACAGCGAAGCCAATCCGGACGCCATCGAGGTGGTGCTGCATCGGCTGCGCAAGAAACTGGCGGGCAGCGACATCCGCATCGTCACGGTGCGCGGGCTGGGCTACATGCTGGAAAGCGTGACCAGCAGCACCAGCGAATCGGCCGAGGCATAA
- a CDS encoding sensor histidine kinase — protein sequence MARPPSARAARLRLLRPRLGIRTLLFMLLLPGVVALLVIDSWNDYQTLSEITNDAYDSALLEPARVLESSIEFTSDGRLQVATPLYAQVMLESRAGLRKYYRIEEINPPLADGQPAPEAAGHTLLGMPDLPRPQPWPRSNGAPVFYDGVYRDDPVRLVGILRDLYYHGVHRQVLVLVGESTSKRIEAERAAQRQEFLRDARMLALVVLMVWWGVAWALRPLHRLRSDIRARSPDDQTPLDASGVPSEVAPLVEAVNHHIERHRRMLAEQTQFLDDASHQLRTPLAIMLTQAQYALRERDPDGMREGLRGIIGQLGRSRRLTEQLLQLAHASQGELTARKVLDINDLARDVVLQYLPLAHEKQQDLGWDGAAESHGDAVGHQIESESSLTAVAPVAGSEVELHEALSNLVHNAVNYAPSGARITVSVVVQDDRVEVRVADNGAGIEPALRARAFERFNRAGAEGGQGAASGSGLGLAIARAYARRNGGDILLQDGESNASGGVGLSAVLWIPLLRDNPLIQGLDSVKKAD from the coding sequence ATGGCCCGGCCGCCTAGCGCCCGCGCGGCCCGCTTGCGGCTGCTGCGCCCACGCCTGGGCATACGCACGCTGCTGTTCATGCTCCTGCTGCCGGGGGTGGTCGCGTTATTGGTCATCGACAGCTGGAACGACTACCAGACCCTTTCGGAAATCACCAACGACGCGTATGACAGCGCCTTGCTGGAGCCGGCGCGCGTCCTGGAAAGCAGCATCGAATTCACCAGCGACGGCCGCCTGCAGGTCGCCACGCCTCTCTATGCGCAGGTCATGCTGGAATCCCGCGCCGGCCTGCGCAAGTACTACCGCATCGAGGAAATCAATCCGCCCCTGGCGGATGGCCAGCCGGCGCCCGAGGCGGCCGGCCACACCTTATTGGGCATGCCCGACCTGCCGCGGCCGCAGCCCTGGCCGCGCAGCAACGGCGCGCCGGTCTTCTACGACGGCGTCTACCGCGACGACCCGGTGCGCCTGGTGGGCATCCTGCGCGATCTCTATTACCACGGCGTTCATCGCCAGGTGCTGGTCCTGGTCGGCGAAAGCACCAGCAAGCGGATCGAGGCCGAGCGGGCGGCCCAGCGCCAGGAGTTCCTGCGCGACGCCCGCATGCTGGCGCTGGTCGTGCTGATGGTCTGGTGGGGCGTGGCGTGGGCGCTGCGGCCCCTGCATCGCCTGCGCAGCGACATCCGCGCCCGGTCGCCGGACGACCAGACGCCGTTGGACGCCAGCGGCGTGCCGTCCGAAGTCGCGCCCCTGGTCGAGGCCGTCAACCACCATATAGAAAGGCATCGGCGCATGCTGGCCGAGCAGACCCAGTTCCTGGACGACGCTTCGCATCAATTGCGCACGCCCCTGGCCATCATGTTGACGCAGGCCCAGTACGCGCTGCGTGAACGCGATCCCGACGGCATGCGGGAAGGGCTGCGCGGCATCATCGGGCAGCTGGGGCGCAGCCGGCGGCTGACCGAACAGCTGCTGCAGCTGGCCCACGCCAGCCAGGGCGAGCTGACGGCACGCAAGGTCCTGGATATCAATGACCTGGCGCGTGACGTCGTCCTGCAGTACCTCCCTCTGGCGCACGAGAAGCAACAGGACCTGGGTTGGGATGGCGCGGCGGAAAGTCATGGCGACGCCGTAGGCCATCAGATTGAGAGCGAAAGCAGTCTGACAGCCGTGGCCCCCGTCGCGGGCAGCGAGGTGGAGCTGCACGAAGCCCTGTCCAATCTGGTTCACAACGCCGTCAACTATGCACCATCCGGTGCACGCATCACGGTTTCCGTGGTGGTCCAGGATGACCGCGTGGAGGTGCGCGTGGCCGACAACGGCGCCGGCATCGAACCTGCCTTGCGCGCCCGTGCCTTCGAGCGCTTCAACCGCGCGGGCGCCGAAGGCGGGCAGGGCGCCGCCAGCGGATCCGGCCTGGGCCTGGCCATTGCCCGTGCCTACGCGCGGCGCAACGGCGGCGACATTCTGCTGCAAGATGGTGAATCCAATGCCAGCGGCGGGGTGGGCCTCAGCGCCGTATTATGGATTCCCCTGCTAAGGGATAACCCTCTGATTCAGGGTCTAGACAGCGTAAAGAAAGCGGATTAG
- a CDS encoding tripartite tricarboxylate transporter TctB family protein, whose protein sequence is MVLTGLGAIYGAISYNIGTLSHMGPGFFPASIGGLLVLTGILIAIGARSDKPAEQVPGGHAHGMPDIRGGVCILLSIVAFIGLGEYGGLLPATFAITFISALGDRKNTILQAVLLSLAMVVIAIVVFWWALQLQLPLFRWG, encoded by the coding sequence ATGGTCCTGACTGGCCTGGGGGCGATATATGGCGCAATTAGCTATAACATCGGCACCCTGAGCCACATGGGACCGGGATTCTTCCCGGCGTCCATTGGCGGCTTGCTGGTTCTGACCGGCATCCTGATCGCCATAGGTGCGCGCTCGGACAAGCCGGCGGAACAAGTGCCGGGCGGTCATGCCCACGGCATGCCGGACATCCGCGGCGGTGTCTGCATCCTGCTCAGTATCGTGGCGTTCATCGGTTTGGGTGAATACGGCGGCCTGCTGCCGGCGACGTTCGCCATCACTTTCATTTCAGCCCTCGGTGATCGCAAAAACACGATCCTGCAAGCCGTGTTGCTGTCCCTGGCCATGGTAGTCATCGCCATCGTCGTGTTCTGGTGGGCCCTGCAGTTGCAGCTCCCGCTGTTTCGTTGGGGTTGA
- a CDS encoding tripartite tricarboxylate transporter permease: MHQALIDLWYGFGVAFEPHNLMWSFFGVLVGNLIGVLPGMGALSAISILLPLTYVMHPVPAILMLAGIFYGSQYGGAIGAILLNLPSHPPHAVTCLDGYPMTKAGKGGTALGITMISSFFAASVGIIVMIFASPLLVEIAFKFGPTEIFSIMLLGLLAGATMSRGSPLKGVAMTLFGLLCGVVGTDVNTGTIRFSFGLLDLSDGLELVAISMGLFGAADFLVSVNKMSAITTSTKLKLRDMRPSMAEMKEAFLPMVRGTLVGTLFGAMPGTGPTITTFIAYALERKVSKTPERFGTGMLAGVAAPEASSHSKTQVDFIPTMSLGIPGDAVMALILGALLIQGIQPGPQLITEHPDIFWGLIASFWVGNVLLIVLNVPLIGVWVKLLKVPYKYLFPSALFFIAVGVFSTQNSLFQIWEVLAFGIIGALLMALDFSVAPILLGFVLGPMVEENFRRALLLSRGDMMIFIQRPISAWFVAASALLIIVQIWARLRKGKGKKDLLPKTA; encoded by the coding sequence ATGCATCAAGCACTTATTGATCTCTGGTACGGTTTTGGCGTCGCGTTCGAACCCCATAACCTGATGTGGTCCTTCTTCGGCGTGCTGGTGGGTAACCTCATCGGCGTGTTGCCCGGCATGGGCGCGCTGTCGGCGATTTCCATTCTGCTGCCGCTCACGTACGTGATGCATCCGGTGCCCGCCATCTTGATGCTGGCCGGTATCTTCTACGGCTCGCAATACGGTGGCGCCATCGGCGCGATCCTGCTGAACCTGCCCTCGCACCCGCCGCATGCGGTGACGTGTCTGGACGGTTACCCGATGACCAAGGCCGGCAAGGGCGGCACGGCATTGGGTATCACGATGATTTCGTCGTTCTTTGCCGCTTCGGTCGGCATCATCGTGATGATTTTCGCCTCGCCGCTGCTGGTGGAAATCGCCTTCAAGTTCGGTCCGACGGAAATCTTCTCGATCATGCTGCTGGGTCTGCTGGCCGGTGCGACGATGTCGCGCGGTTCGCCCCTCAAGGGCGTGGCGATGACCCTGTTCGGCCTGCTGTGCGGCGTGGTCGGCACCGATGTCAACACCGGTACCATCCGCTTCTCCTTCGGCCTGCTGGATCTGTCCGACGGCCTGGAACTGGTGGCGATCTCCATGGGTCTGTTCGGCGCCGCCGACTTCCTGGTCAGCGTCAACAAGATGTCCGCGATCACCACGTCGACCAAGCTGAAGCTGCGCGACATGCGGCCTTCGATGGCGGAAATGAAGGAAGCCTTCCTGCCGATGGTGCGCGGTACGCTGGTGGGCACGCTGTTCGGTGCCATGCCCGGTACCGGCCCGACCATCACCACCTTCATTGCCTACGCGCTGGAGCGCAAGGTCTCGAAGACGCCTGAGCGTTTCGGCACCGGCATGCTGGCTGGCGTGGCGGCTCCTGAAGCTTCGTCGCACTCGAAGACGCAGGTCGACTTCATCCCGACGATGAGCCTGGGTATCCCTGGCGACGCCGTGATGGCACTGATCCTGGGCGCGTTGTTGATTCAAGGCATCCAGCCCGGCCCGCAGCTGATCACCGAGCATCCGGACATTTTCTGGGGCCTGATCGCCAGCTTCTGGGTGGGTAACGTCCTGCTGATCGTCTTGAACGTGCCGCTGATCGGTGTCTGGGTCAAGCTGCTCAAGGTGCCGTACAAGTACCTGTTCCCGTCCGCGCTGTTCTTTATCGCGGTGGGTGTGTTCTCGACGCAGAACAGTCTGTTCCAGATCTGGGAAGTGCTGGCCTTCGGTATCATCGGCGCCTTGCTGATGGCACTGGATTTCTCGGTCGCCCCGATCCTGCTGGGCTTCGTGCTCGGACCCATGGTTGAAGAAAACTTCCGTCGCGCACTGCTGCTGTCGCGCGGCGACATGATGATCTTCATCCAGCGTCCGATCAGCGCCTGGTTCGTCGCTGCCAGCGCCTTGCTGATCATCGTGCAAATCTGGGCCCGCCTGCGTAAGGGCAAGGGCAAGAAAGACTTGCTGCCCAAGACTGCATAA
- a CDS encoding glyoxylate/hydroxypyruvate reductase A — protein MHVLFALPHRNPDEWLPGLQAELPDFKISVWDPAGPPSNADVALVWKPPAELFKHETNLKAVFNLGAGVDALLKMKEIPEHVQIVRLEDAGMSVQMAEYVLYALWRESRTFARYEADQAAGRWEPLEGLRRSQWPVGVLGLGVVGARVAEALAAFDYPVAGWSRTPREIAGVQTYSGADQLPAFLARTRVLVNVLPLTPETESILDRATLTQLLPHAHLINVGRGEHQNEDDILALLNEGRLDSASLDVFRTEPLPADSGLWTHPRVHVTPHIAASTLREETIVQIAGKIRQLARGEQLTGVVARARGY, from the coding sequence ATGCACGTACTCTTCGCGCTTCCTCACCGCAATCCCGACGAATGGCTGCCCGGCCTGCAAGCCGAGCTACCCGATTTCAAGATATCGGTGTGGGACCCGGCCGGTCCGCCTTCCAACGCCGACGTGGCGCTGGTGTGGAAGCCGCCCGCGGAGCTGTTCAAGCACGAGACCAATCTGAAGGCGGTGTTCAACCTGGGCGCCGGCGTGGACGCGCTGCTCAAGATGAAGGAAATTCCCGAGCACGTGCAGATCGTGCGCCTGGAAGACGCCGGCATGTCGGTGCAGATGGCGGAATATGTGCTGTACGCGCTCTGGCGTGAGTCGCGCACCTTCGCCCGTTACGAAGCCGATCAAGCCGCGGGCCGCTGGGAGCCGCTCGAAGGCCTGCGCCGCAGCCAATGGCCCGTGGGCGTGCTGGGCCTGGGCGTGGTGGGCGCGCGCGTGGCCGAGGCGCTGGCCGCCTTCGACTATCCCGTGGCTGGCTGGTCGCGCACGCCGCGCGAGATCGCGGGGGTGCAGACCTATTCCGGAGCGGATCAATTGCCCGCCTTCCTGGCGCGCACCCGCGTGCTGGTCAACGTGCTGCCGCTGACGCCGGAAACGGAAAGCATCCTGGATCGGGCCACGCTCACCCAGCTGCTGCCGCACGCGCACCTGATCAACGTGGGGCGCGGCGAACACCAGAACGAAGACGACATCCTGGCCCTGCTCAACGAGGGCCGGCTGGACAGCGCGTCGCTGGACGTCTTCCGCACCGAACCCCTGCCTGCCGACAGCGGCCTGTGGACGCATCCCCGCGTGCACGTCACGCCGCACATCGCGGCGAGCACCCTGCGCGAGGAAACCATCGTGCAGATCGCCGGCAAGATCCGCCAGCTGGCGCGCGGCGAGCAACTGACCGGTGTCGTTGCCCGCGCGCGCGGCTACTAA
- a CDS encoding NAD(P)-dependent oxidoreductase — protein sequence MASIGTKTYDTVAPKKVAFLGLGVMGFPMAGHLARAGHAVTVYNRTAAKAQEWVKEFGGQSAATPREAAAGADIVFACVGNDDDLRSVVLGGDGAFAGMAKGAVFVDHTTASADVARELYAQARTLGLQFVDGPVSGGQAGAVNGVLTVMCGGETAVFDAIKPVAQAFGRAVTLVGEPGAGQLAKMVNQICIAGVVQGLAEAVAFGKTAGLDMKLVLDVISKGAAQSWQMENRGGTMVDDKFEFGFAVDWMRKDLSLVLNEARHNGARVPLTALVDQFYGDVQKMGGGRWDTSSLLRRLKD from the coding sequence ATGGCATCCATCGGCACCAAGACCTACGACACCGTCGCGCCCAAGAAAGTGGCCTTTCTGGGCCTTGGCGTCATGGGCTTCCCCATGGCCGGGCACCTGGCGCGCGCGGGCCATGCAGTAACGGTCTATAACCGCACGGCCGCCAAGGCGCAGGAATGGGTCAAGGAATTCGGCGGCCAGTCGGCCGCGACGCCGCGCGAAGCGGCGGCGGGCGCCGACATCGTGTTCGCCTGCGTCGGCAACGACGACGACCTGCGCAGCGTGGTGCTGGGCGGTGACGGCGCGTTCGCGGGCATGGCCAAGGGCGCGGTCTTCGTCGATCACACCACCGCATCGGCCGACGTCGCGCGCGAGCTCTACGCGCAGGCACGCACCCTGGGCCTGCAATTCGTCGACGGCCCGGTATCGGGCGGCCAGGCCGGCGCGGTGAACGGTGTGCTGACCGTCATGTGCGGCGGCGAAACGGCCGTGTTCGATGCCATCAAGCCGGTGGCGCAGGCCTTCGGCCGCGCGGTCACCCTGGTGGGCGAGCCCGGCGCGGGCCAGCTGGCGAAAATGGTCAATCAGATCTGCATCGCCGGTGTCGTGCAGGGCCTGGCGGAAGCCGTCGCCTTTGGCAAGACCGCCGGCCTGGACATGAAGCTGGTGCTGGACGTGATCAGCAAGGGCGCCGCGCAAAGCTGGCAGATGGAGAACCGCGGCGGCACCATGGTCGACGACAAGTTCGAATTCGGCTTTGCCGTCGACTGGATGCGCAAGGACCTGAGCCTGGTGCTGAACGAAGCGCGCCACAACGGCGCGCGCGTGCCCCTGACGGCGCTGGTCGACCAGTTCTACGGTGACGTGCAGAAGATGGGCGGCGGCCGCTGGGATACCAGCAGCCTGCTGCGCCGCCTGAAGGATTGA